tttagtaAGTGCACTATAGTTACTAGCTACTATTATACTAACTATAGGGGCTAAATAGGACCTCCTATAATACTATCTatatatagagtatatataaatactactaaatacttactattatattatataagtatttactttagtattatattaAGATATTTACTATTTATCCCTTTagtatttatttatttttaaaGTACTAAAGattaataatagtagtatataaaacttttatttatataagttagTATATTCTTTTAAATATTAAGTTTTAATAGAATTTTATAGTATTTATCTTAAGTAATCTTTAGTATCTTTTTAATAATAACAATTTAAAATAGAATTaaatagctttattattacTGTCTAAATATGTTATAATTTTTAGTTTTCTTTATACTCTATTATAGCTAGGCTCTGTAATAAACTATAGATCTTCTAATTATTATGCAGTGTAGCTGCAATCCTGATGCCCCAGGCACCAAACGCTGCTTACCTCAACCTTTATCCATTACTTCCTTCTCTCTAGTCGCGCTTCTTAACCTCAACTTTGGGGTCAAGGTATCGCAAGCTGCCGACGCGCATTTTAGCAGCAGCCATTTCCCAGCAACCAGCTTGTATGCCCTGAGGACAGACTTATTTCACTAGATCCTGATTCATAACCCCACGCGACCTCGTCGATACTACGTCCTTACCATGTCGACCCGTCAAGCGGCACTGTGAGCACCCACAGTCAACAACGACAACTGATTTCGAGAGAGTTATCGAGCTGACCATTGCCCTGACAGCTCGCTGTATCGCCGGTCGCTGAAGCTGGCCCTCGATTGGGCTGTCCACCGCCATCTTTGGAGAGGCCAGGCGTTATACATCCGGTCACTGTTCGAGGCGAACCGCAATGTGACGGATTCCCGACAAAAGAGGGTAAGGAATGCTCTCGACTGGCAGCACAGGCTGTGTCCGGTGATGTGGCCGGCATGAAAGTTGCTGACATTGCACTACACAGGAGCTTTTGGCCCAGACGGAGAAGCTACTGGCAAAGTGGAAGCACCCCGAACCCTACGTGCACCCGACTGCACCCGGTGGTCCGTAATACCCAAATCGAAAGCCACCCAAACAGAACAACGTCGAAGAGCTGACGAACTACTCATAGGATCCAAGTACGAGCGCAACCTACGTGCACCTATTCTCGACCGTGAGTTCTGCTGCCCAACGTCCCGATGTCAACCGCGCTAACGCGATAGTCAGCGCCACCCCCATTGAAGTTCTGAGTGACGACGGGCGGATTGACTGGCCGAGACTGCGCACAATGCTGGTTGTGTGCATAGACAAGAGTATACCGCGACAAATCCACGTACGTTCTACTGGGTAGGGTTGCACGATTTGTAGCACCGCATGGGACAGTAAGATGGAATGGAAGGACGTTACCAGCGTCCAGCTTACATGAGTCGACATCGATGCTCCTTGTCCCACCTCACCTTCTCAAGCCGGGCGGCAGCTTCTACTTTGCAAAATGGTCCCATGATGCGACTTCGCCAAGAGAACACGCAAGATCACGTTGAAGACCGTTAAATGCCATGCACGCCTTAGCCGTCTACAAACGCGATCACCGACATTGTATTGACTTTTAGGCCAGCTTTTAGCTGTCAGACAAATATTTCCAATCTCGGATTACTATAATAGGACAGGAAACGTTTCGTGCTGCATGAGCAGAAAACACAACCATAATCTCGACGAAAACAAAATTGAAACGTAGATATCGAACTTGTAATGAACGCAGAAAGATGATCTTCAAAGGTATTCTCATTCGTAACCACAGCTTCCTGCCATGGTATTATTGTACAACCCAAACGTGAAAATCAACCGTGAACCCTGAACCGTGACCCCGATGTCATGACAACCCAAAGCAGCCGACCAGCACGAAAAAAACCCAAACCCGAGACACCCGTTTACAGCTCTTGGCTCAGgttcttgcccttgccggTCTTCTTGGGCAACAGGTCTGTAATCATGTTAGAAAAAGATATTTCTGATTCATACTGGAAGGACGACTTACTCTGGTGAATGTTGGGCAGAACACCACCCTGGGCAATAGTAACATGACCCAAGAGCTTGTTCAACTCCTCATCGTTCCGGATAGCGAGCTGAAGATGACGGGGGATGATACGGGTCTTCTTGTTGTCGCGGGCGGCATTGCCAGCCAACTCGAGAATCTCAGCAGCGAGGTACTCGAGAACGGCAGCGAGGTAGACGGGAGCACCGGCACCAACACGCTGAGCGTAGTTACCCTTGCGGAGGAGACGGTGGACACGGCCGACGGGGAAAGCGAGACCGGCCTTGGAGGAACGACTTTTGGATGGGCGAGTTAGCAAAAAACGCCACTAGACCGGGAAATTGAGGGGATACGCGTCAAGGGGAAGCCAAAGCTTTGTAGGTAACATGTCGGTCGAGAAAGTAGGCGGGAAACTTACGATTGCGCGTTCTTAGAACCGCtggccttgccgccggacTTGCCGCCTCCAGTCATTGTGAATGTGGTTTTTGGGTTGGGAGAAATGGAAAGATTTGGAGATTGAGTGAGACGCGAAATAGGCGAATGTGCTGAATGCTGGCTGTCGGTTGCGGATGGAAAAGTAAGATGAAGATGGGAGAGACAGCGAGGATGGTGGGGAGTCGAGAAGTTAAGTAGTTTTCGCGTTGGAGGAGCTCAATCACGGATCACCAGCGCGCCATTGTACGCTAAGCCCAAACCAGAAAATCTATGTTTGTGAGTGCATCATTTTCCTGGGCCCACGGTGAGATACGtacccctccctcccttaTCGTTCCCGCGTGGAGGAAGGAGCAAGCACGGGCACTACTCCCAGGCACAGGTGCAGGGAAATAAAAACCCCGGGAGGCCCGCCATGGTTTCCTTACCTGGCATCCAAAGAGCCGCtgcctctttttcttccttctctcaTTGTCCAATTAATCTGACTGGCTAGGAAAAGCAGGCGCCCACCCCGCTGATGGTTCTGATCGACCAACTTCCCCCCCattttctccttttcccaCCTATCtatccttccttccttccgCACTAAGGCTCACGATTCACTTCCATTTCCTTACTGAATCGCACTTGAACAGCACAGACGCGCGAAAACCAGCGAGACTTGGCTAGTCTTAACATTCGTTGTGCAACGAGCTACGATTGGAAGCCATTTATGGCGTTCGAATGGCACTCGGTATTCATGTATCGGAACATCGCTCTCTATCTCACAGTTTGGCCTGCTTTCGTCCTTGCTGGTACTGAAGCCATGTTTTGTTCGTCCTGAAGCAACCACCCGCCCGTCTTATAACAATTCAAGACGGCACACCGCAGGACATGTCTTCTGTGGGCTTTGGTGGCATTCGGCATGTGTCATCCACACAAGCATGTATGCCGTTTTGTGTGACGCACATGGGGATTGTCTGGTTCATCCGAAATGGACTGGAAATGTACCATGCAGTGCTATCCAACCCAACCCAGACACAGATACATGAAAATGCAAGTTCGTTCATGGCGCATTTACAGGTCTAGCTACTTGGGTCTGGTGGCCCATCATTCTGCTCCATCCCGTGCTGGGTTCGGAGAAATCAGACACGATTTGGTCCCAAATCGGACAGAGCCTCAATCAGTGACCCCTGTACACCATTCGTGATGTGTGTCAGATGGAATCAGATTCAGCCTTGCAGCGGTAATTGAGGGGCTGAAGGTCAGAGGAATCCACCGAATTGCCTTCTCCCGAGGAAGACGCGTCGCGATCTAGATTCGCACTCTTATCCGTAGCTGGGTAGTCTATCCATCGATGCTCCACGTTTGATGCCGTGGCTTGCCTTGGCCTCCATTTGTTACTAGGGATCGTTCGCAGAGACCTAGCCACCCCAGGACATCTGAATTCGCAAAGCAAGTCCAAGTGCCCAAGGAGGAAACAGGCGAGGCGAGCGGCCGGCCAGCTGTGTGGGCCCAAGACGACCAATTCCGTACAGCCAGCAATTGTCGCGTTCCTAGCACAATGACGCGTCGAGAAGAGACAGGCAACGTTGCCAACATCATATCGCTGACCATCGCAACGCACGGGTTTGAAGACCTGTCCAACCGTTTATCGTAATGTCATGCATGACCAGAATGGAAAATCAATTTATTTTACACAAGCCTCACCGTACTCAAAGCACCATGAGCGTGCGTGAAGAGTCAAATGATTATGGGAAGTGAATGAGGCGACGCGCTGTACTTATCGCGTTATCAACGTACAGGAACCTTGTACGTCCACAATCGAGCTAGAAAATGTGACGGTAAGCTGTAGACAGGAAGCTGTCATTGGCTCTAGGTCACTTGCATCGCTTGTCCGACACGTGCAAAATAACGAGCAAGGACGGATTAAAAAATAAAAGGATGGCCAAATGTGGTCTGCACGTATTTCCTTAGCGCAGACGCGTCTCTCTGCACCCCGGTTGACGGGCGGCAGCTGCTCTCGTGGTCCTAGAGGACATCCACTTCACGAGTTGCAGCCAACCAAGATTGCTCTTTCCCAAACCGTACCCCCGTCTGCAGGGCAAGGCCACCACTAGCGCACCCCCCGGGGACCACTGCCTCACTGACCACCCACCCCTCCTCAAAATCACTCTGTCTTTGCATCAAATCAGTAACGCCGCTAGAGCCCGTCGCGTCCAGCTACAAAAGCCCAACCCACCCCCCCAAACTTCTTCCTCCAACAACAACTCTTCACTTCCCATCATCCCGCCTCACCAACGATCGCCAGCCGCATTCCACTCCAACCCAAGTCACCAATCCTCCACCTTTACCACCTCCAATCCAATTCGCAAAAATGCCccccaaggccgccgacaAGAAGCCCGCCTCCAAGGCCCCTGCCACCGCCTCCAAGGCTcccgagaagaaggatgcTGGCAAGAAGACCGCTGCCTCtggcgacaagaagaagcgcacCAAGTCTCGCAAGGAGACCTACTCTTCCTACATCTACAAGGGTGAGTCCTGATTTTGGCTATTCGGATTGTTTCGTTGGCTCGGCTCGTCGCGTCGCGTAACATCGCGCTCCGAGTATCACGCGGCCAATGCCACGCGCGACAAGCAACATTAGCTGACCCGATCCATATAGTCTTGAAGCAGGTCCACCCCGACACTGGTATCTCCAACCGCGCCATGTCCATTCTCAACTCTTTCGTCAATGGTAAGCTGCATTCAAACCTAGTTTGTCGGCTTGTCAATCTAACACAGTACAGACATCTTCGAGCGCGTCGCTTCCGAGGCCTCCAAGCTTGCTGCCTACAACAAGAAGTCCACCATCTCCTCTCGCGAGATCCAGACATCGTATGTCCGCCGACTCCCATGTATGCACATTGTACTGACATATCATGGCAGTGTCCGCCTCATCCTGCCCGGTGAGCTGGCCAAGCACGCTGTCTCGGAAGGCACCAAGGCCGTCACCAAGTACTCTTCTTCCACGAAATAAGGGATGCTTGTGCTGCTTTTCTTTTCGGGCATTGGATTTTACTTGGCATTTGGGTGTCATGATGAGACCTGCCAAGGTTACCAATATCCTTGGAGTCTCTTAATGCGTTACGGATGGTTTGCTTTTTTGGGGGCAATGTCTTCACGGTCAAACGGGGTTCGCGGGCTGTACAATACACCTTGAGAATAGGGTTTTTTCGGACGAATGAATTCGTACACATGAACACAACTACCTGATCTCCTGTCTTCAGTCGTACTGAACATTTGATTTGCGGCAACCAAGTAATTGGGCGGCTAGATCCACGCAACATGCTAATGCGGCGCATCTTTTATTCGGACGGGCGGCTGCCTAAATCCCATTGCGGATACCCAGCCCCGTTATCCGAGTCCAGCCTTGCTACGTTTAACGACATGGGCGACGGGCTGTAGGATGCCTTTGTTGTTGAGCGCACCGAGCGCAGTGCCACTGCTCCAACCCATTTTTTCAAGCATCGCGCGGCCTTTGTTCTCTTGGCCCAATTCCGGCGCAGATCCGCCGACAACCTCTCCGTCTTGATAAAGGACACCCGCATGCCCACCGCCCCCACGACGAGCTGACTGCCGCTGAACGGCAGCCCGCACCGCGATGTCATTACGAGGGAAGTACTTACGCCCAACCCTAGTGATGGCCATGTCAAACGTCTCGTCGGCGAACTTGGCGGTTCTGAAAGTGCGATGAAGCATAGGTCGACGTTGGTCACCCGATCCAGTTGATTTAGATTTGATGTTGAACTTGCTGGCGAGCTCATGAATGACTTTGCGGGCATGGTTGTCCATAGGTGGCAGCGTCAGACTGAAAAAAAGGCATCAGCTTGCGTGCTAGAATAATATAGACGCGGGAAAGACTTACCTGGGCTGTGTGCCCAAGAGGAACGTCCTCAGCTCGTCGGCAATCTGATCCAGTCCCATGCCGTGTGGGTATTTGGTTCGCAAGTCTTCCGGGTTTGCGTGTTTACCCAAGAGACCTTGAGCGCGCAAAGCTTGGcgttctttctttctctctgctTTCTTCAAGCGGTCGTTCTTCCACGCCGCCTGCATCTTACCCTCAAGCTCCGAATCAGAGATATCGAATACGGGAACCTTGCCTTTAGCCCCTTTGCCTTTCTTTCGCTTCAACGCTGGACGATTCCAATCCATGAAGTCAAAGTCGTCAACCTCATTCGCGAATCTG
This sequence is a window from Colletotrichum higginsianum IMI 349063 chromosome 8, whole genome shotgun sequence. Protein-coding genes within it:
- a CDS encoding Histone H2A, with translation MTGGGKSGGKASGSKNAQSRSSKAGLAFPVGRVHRLLRKGNYAQRVGAGAPVYLAAVLEYLAAEILELAGNAARDNKKTRIIPRHLQLAIRNDEELNKLLGHVTIAQGGVLPNIHQNLLPKKTGKGKNLSQEL
- a CDS encoding Histone H2B; translated protein: MPPKAADKKPASKAPATASKAPEKKDAGKKTAASGDKKKRTKSRKETYSSYIYKVLKQVHPDTGISNRAMSILNSFVNDIFERVASEASKLAAYNKKSTISSREIQTSVRLILPGELAKHAVSEGTKAVTKYSSSTK
- a CDS encoding Complex 1 protein, whose product is MSTRQAALSLYRRSLKLALDWAVHRHLWRGQALYIRSLFEANRNVTDSRQKRELLAQTEKLLAKWKHPEPYVHPTAPGGSKYERNLRAPILDPPPPLKF